Proteins from a single region of Acidobacteriota bacterium:
- a CDS encoding VCBS repeat-containing protein: protein MKALFFSTVLFCSLSVEAAVRTWDGGGTDGNWTTAANWSTDVAPVAGDDLVFPATAAQFATNNNFFALTTFGSLTFEGGAYTVSGNPFRLTGGMNVTGGSPTINAALFLNNAQTLSGAAGAVSTIAILSLNVAGVTIDGAGTYAVGIISGPGSVTKNGPGAAGILASASFTGAINLNEGVFIFDASAGNSTVTVNSPATGGGILGFSGFGGTGTVGTVNLVQGTISAGTLTSPTGILNTGTLNFTADGNYACKIGGPLPGANGHDQLNVVGAVNLNGARLAPIPWGTYRPAIGDAFTIIRNDGADPVSGTFLNAPEGAVFGGALNTAFRITYVGGDGNDVVITRVNRAPFDFDGDGRSEVASFRPSNGTWNATLTGNGATFLTQFGAPGDNLTPADFDGDNRTDVAIFRNGVWWILNSSNNSVSATQFGLTGDVPIPNDFDGDGRADLAVFRPTDGVWYQLRSLGNQFFAQQFGINGDKPLMGDFDGDGIGDIAVYRPADGVWHQWLSSTNSYTAFPFGIATDRPCAADYDGDGKTDACVFRGTTDGSQPDFYIINSSDQSASYVSWGIPDDLPMLGDYDGDGKVDIGIFRAASQQWYWIRSSNATVGFSSFGQPGDLSVPSAYVP from the coding sequence TTGAAAGCGCTTTTTTTCTCAACTGTTTTATTTTGTTCGCTTTCCGTCGAGGCGGCGGTTAGGACGTGGGACGGCGGCGGCACCGACGGCAATTGGACGACGGCCGCGAACTGGTCAACGGACGTTGCGCCGGTGGCCGGCGACGATCTGGTGTTCCCGGCGACGGCGGCGCAGTTCGCCACGAACAACAATTTTTTCGCGCTCACTACATTTGGCTCGCTGACGTTTGAAGGGGGAGCATACACGGTCAGCGGCAACCCCTTTCGGCTGACCGGCGGGATGAATGTAACCGGCGGTTCGCCGACGATCAACGCAGCGCTTTTCCTCAACAACGCGCAAACGTTGAGTGGCGCGGCGGGAGCCGTGTCGACGATCGCCATACTCTCGCTCAACGTCGCAGGGGTCACGATCGATGGCGCCGGAACGTATGCGGTCGGAATCATTTCAGGCCCCGGCTCGGTAACCAAGAACGGTCCCGGCGCCGCGGGCATTCTTGCATCTGCAAGTTTCACGGGCGCGATCAATCTCAATGAAGGAGTTTTTATCTTCGACGCTTCGGCCGGCAACAGCACTGTGACCGTCAATTCCCCCGCAACCGGCGGCGGAATACTCGGCTTCAGCGGTTTCGGCGGAACCGGCACGGTCGGAACCGTGAACTTGGTGCAGGGCACGATCAGCGCCGGAACGCTGACGTCGCCGACCGGAATTCTAAATACCGGAACGCTCAATTTCACGGCCGACGGAAACTACGCCTGCAAGATCGGCGGCCCTCTGCCCGGCGCGAACGGCCACGACCAATTGAACGTCGTCGGCGCCGTCAATCTCAACGGCGCGAGACTCGCCCCGATCCCTTGGGGCACATATCGTCCGGCGATAGGCGACGCGTTCACGATCATCAGGAACGACGGCGCGGATCCGGTTTCGGGGACGTTTTTGAATGCACCGGAGGGCGCAGTCTTTGGCGGAGCGCTCAACACGGCGTTTCGGATCACCTATGTCGGAGGCGACGGCAACGACGTCGTCATTACGCGCGTCAACCGCGCGCCGTTCGATTTTGACGGCGACGGACGATCCGAGGTAGCGTCGTTCCGCCCGTCAAACGGCACCTGGAACGCGACTTTGACCGGTAACGGCGCGACGTTTCTGACGCAGTTCGGCGCCCCGGGCGACAATCTGACACCGGCCGATTTCGACGGCGACAACCGAACCGACGTCGCGATCTTCCGCAACGGCGTGTGGTGGATTCTCAACAGCTCTAACAATTCGGTTTCGGCGACACAGTTCGGGCTCACGGGCGATGTTCCGATCCCGAACGACTTTGACGGCGACGGCCGCGCGGATCTCGCCGTTTTCCGGCCAACCGACGGCGTCTGGTATCAACTGAGGAGTTTGGGAAACCAGTTTTTCGCGCAACAGTTCGGCATCAACGGCGACAAGCCATTGATGGGAGATTTCGACGGAGACGGCATCGGCGACATCGCCGTTTATCGCCCGGCCGACGGCGTCTGGCACCAATGGCTGAGTTCGACGAATTCCTATACCGCGTTCCCGTTCGGCATCGCGACCGACCGCCCGTGCGCCGCCGATTACGACGGCGACGGCAAGACGGACGCCTGCGTGTTTCGCGGCACGACCGATGGCAGCCAGCCCGATTTCTACATCATCAACAGCTCAGACCAGTCGGCAAGCTACGTTTCGTGGGGAATTCCGGACGATCTGCCGATGCTCGGCGATTACGACGGCGACGGCAAAGTCGACATCGGCATTTTCCGCGCCGCGTCGCAGCAATGGTACTGGATCAGAAGTTCGAATGCGACGGTCGGATTCTCATCGTTCGGGCAACCGGGTGATCTGTCGGTGCCGTCGGCGTATGTACCGTAG
- a CDS encoding DUF2270 domain-containing protein, whose translation MKDDFRFDDKQSDEDIHVSRVPPSFKSLAEEVRVRSQKPKSSPLTIPQKLSTSEFNTAMVHFYRGEVQRSNVWRNRLDATTNWAVITAGATLSFVFSSANNPHFAIPINTILVSIFLFMEARRYRHYEVWANRVRVLETGYFAPMLSHRTIPPDKEWAEHIAADLLSPHFTISEWEAVGRRLRSNYLWIFILLALSWTLKVYIHPVAAVDLETFVNRAQVGLAPGWLVITAGCLFNLIILFIAFSTLKLRDASSEVLPLEDFEWHPLKEVSDWAETNLKKRNTIRRAKRARQRVRSIHKSES comes from the coding sequence ATGAAAGACGATTTCCGGTTCGACGACAAGCAGTCCGACGAAGACATTCACGTCAGTCGGGTTCCGCCTTCGTTCAAGTCGCTTGCGGAGGAAGTGCGCGTCCGCAGCCAGAAACCGAAATCATCGCCGCTGACGATCCCGCAAAAACTATCGACGTCTGAATTCAATACGGCGATGGTGCATTTCTATCGCGGCGAGGTCCAGCGGTCGAACGTTTGGCGCAACCGCCTCGACGCGACCACCAATTGGGCGGTCATCACCGCCGGCGCGACGCTTTCGTTCGTTTTCAGTTCGGCGAACAATCCGCATTTCGCGATCCCGATCAACACGATCCTCGTCTCCATTTTTCTTTTTATGGAAGCGCGGCGTTATCGCCATTACGAAGTTTGGGCGAACCGTGTTCGCGTGCTCGAGACGGGCTATTTCGCGCCGATGCTTTCGCACCGGACGATCCCGCCGGACAAGGAATGGGCGGAGCATATCGCTGCGGACCTCTTGTCGCCGCATTTTACGATCAGCGAGTGGGAAGCGGTCGGACGCCGTTTGCGGAGCAACTATCTTTGGATCTTCATCCTGCTGGCTCTGAGCTGGACGCTCAAAGTGTACATCCATCCGGTTGCAGCGGTCGATCTTGAGACCTTCGTCAACCGTGCTCAGGTCGGACTCGCTCCGGGTTGGCTGGTGATCACGGCCGGTTGCCTTTTTAACCTGATCATCCTCTTTATCGCTTTCAGCACGCTGAAACTTCGCGACGCGTCGAGCGAGGTTCTTCCGCTCGAAGATTTTGAATGGCACCCGCTGAAGGAGGTCTCGGATTGGGCGGAGACGAATCTCAAAAAGCGAAACACGATCCGCCGTGCCAAACGCGCCCGCCAACGCGTTCGGTCGATCCACAAGTCCGAAAGCTGA
- a CDS encoding VOC family protein, whose product MNKLKHFAIHIDDMERAKGFYEGVFEWGFASYGPADFLQIKADKSEKGELIGALQSRKYSPVKDKVIGLECTFDVESVDAVIERVEKNGGRILMPKTAIPYVGWITKFLDTEGNLLCAMQADGGAR is encoded by the coding sequence ATGAACAAACTAAAGCATTTTGCGATTCACATCGACGATATGGAACGGGCGAAAGGGTTTTACGAGGGAGTTTTCGAATGGGGATTCGCGTCTTACGGGCCTGCCGACTTTCTTCAGATCAAGGCCGACAAGTCCGAGAAAGGCGAATTGATCGGCGCGCTTCAGTCGCGCAAATACTCACCGGTCAAGGACAAAGTCATCGGCCTCGAATGCACCTTCGATGTTGAAAGCGTCGATGCCGTCATTGAGCGCGTAGAGAAGAACGGCGGCAGAATACTGATGCCCAAAACGGCGATTCCTTATGTCGGATGGATCACGAAGTTTCTCGATACGGAGGGCAATCTCCTATGCGCGATGCAGGCCGATGGCGGTGCCCGATGA
- a CDS encoding zf-TFIIB domain-containing protein: MANELENRGKSLENEYFHRKEQELIAKMKANLAADESVQTEMTCPRCDGTLVETDHEHIKIDVCNKCSGVWFDADEFAHVVEKNESSGWLSRLFK; this comes from the coding sequence ATGGCCAATGAACTTGAAAATCGCGGGAAGTCGCTCGAGAACGAGTATTTCCATCGGAAGGAGCAGGAACTCATCGCCAAGATGAAAGCGAACCTCGCGGCCGACGAATCGGTTCAGACCGAGATGACGTGTCCGCGCTGTGACGGGACGCTCGTCGAAACGGATCACGAGCATATCAAGATCGACGTCTGCAACAAGTGCTCGGGCGTTTGGTTCGACGCCGACGAATTCGCGCATGTCGTCGAGAAGAATGAGAGCAGCGGCTGGCTCAGCCGTCTTTTCAAGTAA
- a CDS encoding DUF1801 domain-containing protein, whose product MIRPVHPDFLRLLTLKEKPLVDLFIDLREFVLEISPESNELLYHTHALTSVFSISEKLGDAFCMLPIYTNHVNLGFNKGTLIHDPGKLLSGTGNLIRHIPVSEKKDYRNPQVEHLIRCAIDFAVNDMDKPSNTNGKTISKIKKF is encoded by the coding sequence ATGATTCGTCCGGTGCATCCCGACTTCTTGAGGCTGTTGACGCTAAAGGAAAAGCCGCTGGTCGATCTGTTCATCGATCTTCGCGAGTTTGTTCTCGAAATCTCCCCGGAGAGCAACGAATTGCTCTACCATACGCACGCATTGACATCGGTGTTTTCGATCTCCGAAAAGCTCGGCGACGCGTTTTGTATGCTCCCGATTTACACGAATCACGTAAACCTCGGGTTCAACAAAGGAACGCTGATTCACGATCCAGGGAAGTTGTTGTCGGGTACGGGGAATCTGATCCGCCATATTCCGGTGTCGGAAAAGAAGGATTATCGAAATCCGCAGGTCGAACATCTGATCAGGTGCGCGATTGACTTCGCGGTCAATGATATGGACAAACCGTCAAACACCAACGGAAAGACGATTTCGAAGATCAAGAAGTTTTAG
- a CDS encoding nucleoside deaminase, translating to MNDADEILMRVAIDAARAAGELDEVPIGACLIDADGNLVATAGNRTITDTDPTAHAEILVLREAARRIGNYRLVGSTMYSTIEPCAMCAGALVNARVKRLVYGAADERFGAVETVFEVCTNERLNHRLEVESDVLADECRSLMQDFFRKKRLRAT from the coding sequence ATGAACGACGCTGATGAAATCCTGATGCGCGTGGCGATCGACGCCGCGCGTGCGGCCGGCGAACTGGACGAAGTTCCGATCGGCGCGTGCCTGATCGACGCCGACGGCAATCTCGTCGCGACGGCGGGCAACCGCACGATCACCGACACCGATCCGACGGCGCACGCGGAAATCCTCGTCCTGCGCGAAGCGGCGCGCAGGATCGGCAATTACCGGCTTGTCGGGTCAACTATGTATTCGACGATCGAGCCCTGTGCGATGTGCGCCGGCGCGCTCGTCAACGCACGCGTGAAGCGCCTCGTCTACGGCGCCGCTGACGAGCGTTTCGGCGCCGTCGAAACGGTCTTCGAGGTCTGTACGAACGAGCGTTTGAATCATCGGCTCGAGGTCGAATCGGACGTTCTTGCCGACGAATGCCGTTCATTGATGCAGGATTTCTTTCGCAAGAAACGCCTGAGAGCAACATAA
- a CDS encoding inositol monophosphatase, which produces MLNFAIETAREAGQLLLEKFGGKLNITKKGDINLVTEADLASERLIIERIKSYYPKHAILAEESGAAVLDGQSAWKWIIDPLDGTTNFAHGYPCWCVTLALEHNGEIVVGVTFDPTRNELFAAERGRGASLNNKPIRASATENLGDALIVTGFPYDIKHREKFARHLTEFLLTSRGVRRDGSAAIDMAYVACGRFDGFWEEGLSPWDVAAGVLLIEEAGGQVSYYDGSRFSIYAPPICVSNGLIHSQMLDVLK; this is translated from the coding sequence ATGCTTAATTTCGCCATCGAAACCGCGCGTGAAGCGGGACAACTCCTGCTGGAGAAATTCGGCGGAAAGTTGAACATCACGAAAAAGGGCGACATCAACCTCGTCACCGAAGCCGATCTCGCGTCGGAACGGCTGATCATCGAACGAATCAAGTCCTATTATCCGAAACACGCGATCCTTGCCGAAGAATCGGGCGCCGCGGTACTTGACGGCCAAAGCGCCTGGAAGTGGATCATCGATCCGCTCGACGGGACGACGAATTTCGCCCACGGGTATCCTTGCTGGTGTGTGACGCTCGCGCTCGAGCATAACGGTGAGATCGTCGTCGGCGTCACCTTCGACCCGACGCGAAACGAACTTTTCGCCGCCGAGCGCGGCAGAGGCGCGTCGCTCAACAACAAACCGATCCGCGCGTCGGCGACGGAGAATCTCGGCGACGCGCTGATCGTTACCGGATTTCCATACGATATCAAGCATCGCGAAAAGTTCGCGCGGCACCTGACCGAGTTTTTGCTGACGTCGCGCGGAGTCCGGCGCGACGGATCAGCGGCGATCGATATGGCTTATGTCGCCTGCGGGCGATTCGACGGATTTTGGGAAGAAGGCCTGAGCCCGTGGGACGTCGCCGCCGGAGTCTTGCTTATCGAAGAAGCCGGCGGGCAAGTTTCATACTACGACGGCTCGAGATTCAGCATCTACGCGCCGCCGATCTGCGTTTCGAACGGACTGATTCATTCGCAAATGCTCGATGTTTTGAAGTAA
- a CDS encoding esterase family protein, giving the protein MRNALRPLILLIAALVLTVQVGAQTAKLSTGSGAKVAEFKLASKLMARDVPYRVITPKNYGIAAGTRFPVVYLLHGLTGRYDNWTDKTKLAEFAEKHNFIIVTPEGGDGWYSDSAGVANDKYESYIVQELVPEIDSKFRTLATRENRFIAGLSMGGYGSLKFGLKYPQKFAAVGSFSGALRATDWTDKVIGEWLAKSIMSVFGAAESENRKANDIYRLAREWPADKTKELPFIYLDCGTEDFLIENSHDFAKILREKKIPHEFRELPGKHDWVYWNLQVQEFLRLADRMLPKAEIPTAKKPG; this is encoded by the coding sequence ATGAGAAATGCATTACGCCCGTTGATTTTGCTGATCGCGGCGCTTGTTTTGACGGTTCAGGTCGGGGCGCAAACGGCGAAGCTTTCGACCGGTTCCGGCGCCAAAGTCGCCGAATTCAAACTCGCGAGCAAATTGATGGCGCGCGACGTGCCTTATCGCGTCATCACGCCGAAGAACTACGGCATCGCCGCGGGGACGAGATTCCCGGTCGTTTATCTGCTTCACGGACTGACGGGACGTTACGACAACTGGACAGACAAGACGAAGCTCGCGGAATTTGCCGAAAAGCACAACTTCATCATCGTCACGCCGGAGGGCGGCGACGGTTGGTATTCCGACAGCGCCGGCGTCGCAAACGACAAATACGAAAGCTACATCGTGCAGGAACTCGTGCCGGAGATCGATTCGAAGTTCCGGACGTTGGCGACGCGCGAGAATCGGTTCATTGCCGGGCTTTCGATGGGCGGTTACGGGTCGCTCAAATTCGGGCTGAAGTATCCGCAAAAGTTCGCGGCGGTCGGATCGTTCAGCGGCGCTCTGCGGGCGACGGACTGGACGGACAAGGTCATCGGCGAATGGCTCGCGAAGTCAATAATGAGCGTCTTCGGCGCCGCGGAGAGCGAGAACCGCAAAGCGAACGATATTTATCGGCTCGCGCGCGAATGGCCGGCTGACAAGACCAAGGAACTGCCGTTCATTTACCTAGATTGCGGAACCGAGGATTTCCTCATCGAAAACAGCCACGATTTTGCGAAGATCCTGCGCGAAAAGAAGATCCCGCACGAGTTTCGCGAGTTGCCGGGCAAGCACGACTGGGTTTATTGGAACCTGCAGGTGCAGGAGTTCTTGCGGCTCGCAGACCGAATGCTGCCGAAGGCCGAAATTCCGACGGCAAAAAAGCCGGGCTAA
- a CDS encoding VOC family protein, producing MFSVSAVKSVVQVVRNLEESRVIYESVLGLVRVRTASSGESRTETYALPGDDFGMIRLVENPNASAPVRDVSRPFDFGIMTLNFRTSDIDAALARLQAVGCRPISGILDYNVGKPMREAMLATPTGERLTIIEVGGRVEDVPVFSEAIATVGLVVPSMGESLRFYERGLGLTKAIAFQSSGAPFDSLLGVGRLDKLDFATLNSGKNWTGKVELLELETDAKPIQTVASADRTGYLMAAFETDDLDAAVSAGIENGGKVIDRSEAAAVIRAPGGELVEITPALRQ from the coding sequence ATGTTCAGTGTCTCGGCCGTTAAGTCCGTCGTTCAGGTGGTGCGGAACCTCGAAGAATCGCGCGTGATCTACGAATCCGTGCTCGGCCTCGTTCGCGTTCGAACGGCATCGTCCGGCGAATCGCGAACCGAGACCTACGCCCTTCCGGGCGACGATTTCGGGATGATCCGCCTGGTCGAGAATCCGAACGCCTCTGCTCCCGTCCGCGACGTCTCGCGCCCGTTCGATTTCGGAATAATGACACTCAATTTCCGAACCAGCGACATCGACGCCGCTCTCGCACGTCTTCAAGCCGTCGGTTGCCGTCCGATCTCCGGGATCCTCGACTACAACGTCGGAAAGCCGATGCGCGAGGCAATGCTCGCGACGCCGACCGGCGAACGCCTGACGATAATCGAAGTCGGCGGACGCGTCGAAGACGTTCCGGTGTTTTCAGAAGCCATTGCGACCGTCGGACTCGTCGTGCCATCGATGGGCGAGTCGCTGAGATTTTACGAGCGCGGACTCGGCCTGACCAAGGCGATCGCTTTTCAATCGTCCGGTGCGCCGTTCGATTCCCTGCTCGGGGTCGGGCGTTTGGACAAACTCGATTTTGCGACGCTGAATTCGGGAAAGAACTGGACCGGAAAGGTCGAACTTCTCGAACTTGAGACCGACGCGAAACCGATTCAGACCGTGGCAAGCGCCGATCGAACCGGCTATCTGATGGCGGCATTCGAAACCGACGATCTCGATGCGGCGGTGAGCGCCGGAATTGAAAACGGCGGAAAGGTTATCGATAGGAGCGAAGCGGCGGCGGTCATCCGGGCTCCCGGCGGAGAGTTGGTCGAGATCACGCCGGCACTTCGGCAGTGA
- a CDS encoding bifunctional folylpolyglutamate synthase/dihydrofolate synthase encodes MNFDQSVKYLYGLGNEVLAMKLGLENIGKLLTEFGDPQSRFFKVQVAGTNGKGSTCAFLEAICLDAGIRVGTTTSPHLVSVTERIRIDGQDISEEHFAKYATKIRKASEKLVKGGSLETVPTYFEQVTAIALLAFADAEVELAILETGLGGRFDATTAARAEIVAITRIDLDHQRILGNSVADIASEKAAIIRSDATVVVGEQPAEAMRVIEARCRECGVVPILGSEVRVERNGELTGFQTESGRYPNVRIGLPGEHQIENAAVAVRLAEELRERFNISAENIARGLGSARHRGRLERRGRFLFDGAHNENGAAAVHVFLDENISEPVVMIFGAMRDKELGNIAATLFPKAGKLILTRPDNPRSMDAAEIGKLGRDFCEEVYLTSTVAEAVTLAQRIAGADQTIVVTGSLYLVGEALAELESKGTV; translated from the coding sequence ATGAACTTCGATCAATCGGTCAAATATCTTTACGGCCTCGGGAACGAGGTTCTTGCGATGAAGCTCGGGCTCGAGAACATCGGCAAGCTCCTGACTGAGTTCGGAGATCCGCAGTCCCGGTTTTTCAAAGTGCAGGTCGCCGGAACGAACGGCAAGGGGTCGACGTGCGCGTTTCTTGAAGCAATCTGTCTCGATGCGGGAATTCGGGTCGGGACGACGACCTCGCCTCATCTCGTTTCCGTCACGGAAAGAATCCGGATCGACGGGCAGGACATTTCGGAAGAGCATTTCGCGAAATACGCGACGAAAATCCGCAAAGCGAGCGAGAAACTGGTCAAAGGCGGATCGCTCGAAACCGTTCCGACCTACTTCGAGCAAGTGACGGCGATCGCGCTGCTCGCGTTCGCGGACGCTGAGGTCGAACTCGCGATCCTCGAGACCGGCCTCGGCGGACGATTTGACGCGACGACGGCCGCTCGCGCCGAGATCGTCGCGATCACGCGCATCGATCTCGATCACCAGCGAATCCTCGGTAATTCGGTCGCCGATATTGCGTCCGAAAAGGCGGCGATCATACGCTCCGACGCGACGGTCGTTGTCGGCGAACAGCCGGCGGAAGCGATGCGCGTGATCGAAGCGCGCTGCCGCGAATGCGGGGTCGTGCCGATACTCGGGTCGGAGGTCCGAGTCGAGCGGAACGGTGAACTTACCGGCTTTCAGACAGAGTCGGGCCGTTATCCGAACGTTCGCATCGGCCTTCCGGGTGAGCACCAGATCGAGAATGCGGCGGTCGCCGTGCGACTCGCGGAAGAGCTTCGCGAACGATTCAATATCAGCGCCGAAAACATCGCCCGCGGTCTCGGATCGGCTCGACATCGCGGGAGACTGGAACGCCGCGGCCGATTCCTTTTCGACGGCGCCCACAACGAAAACGGCGCCGCCGCTGTGCACGTTTTTCTGGATGAGAACATTTCTGAACCCGTCGTGATGATCTTCGGCGCGATGCGCGACAAGGAACTCGGAAACATTGCCGCGACCCTTTTCCCGAAAGCCGGGAAACTGATCCTGACGCGGCCCGACAACCCGCGTTCGATGGACGCGGCGGAGATCGGGAAGCTCGGCCGCGACTTTTGCGAAGAAGTGTATCTGACATCGACCGTTGCCGAAGCGGTCACACTGGCGCAGCGGATCGCGGGGGCAGATCAGACGATCGTTGTCACCGGCTCGCTCTACCTCGTCGGCGAAGCGCTCGCCGAACTCGAAAGTAAGGGCACGGTCTGA
- the gpmA gene encoding 2,3-diphosphoglycerate-dependent phosphoglycerate mutase, with protein sequence MHKLVLIRHGESVWNKENRFTGWKDVDLSEKGLEEAKSGGKLLTDQGFEFDIAYTSVLKRAIRTLNIVLDEMDCAWLPVIKNWRLNERHYGDLQGLNKAETAQKFGDEQVLIWRRSYDIPPPPMSADDERNPRRDRRYADLSDAEIPLTECLKDTVARFLPFWEGEIAPQVKAGKRVIIAAHGNSLRALVKYLDGIADDEIVKLNIPTGVPLVYELDADLKPIRSYYLGDADAIKAAQDAVANQGKAK encoded by the coding sequence ATGCATAAACTAGTGTTGATACGACACGGCGAGAGTGTCTGGAACAAGGAAAACCGTTTCACCGGATGGAAGGACGTCGACCTTAGCGAGAAGGGACTCGAAGAAGCCAAGTCCGGCGGCAAGTTGTTGACGGATCAAGGTTTCGAGTTTGACATCGCCTACACGTCGGTGCTCAAGCGGGCGATCCGAACGCTCAATATCGTCCTCGATGAGATGGACTGTGCGTGGTTGCCGGTGATCAAGAACTGGCGCCTCAACGAGCGTCATTATGGAGATCTTCAGGGCTTGAACAAGGCAGAGACGGCGCAGAAGTTCGGCGACGAGCAGGTTCTGATCTGGCGCCGCAGTTACGACATTCCGCCGCCGCCGATGAGTGCCGACGACGAGCGCAATCCCCGCCGCGATCGGCGCTATGCCGATCTTTCGGACGCCGAGATTCCGTTGACCGAATGTTTGAAGGACACCGTTGCGCGGTTTCTTCCGTTTTGGGAAGGCGAGATCGCGCCGCAGGTAAAGGCCGGCAAACGAGTGATCATCGCCGCTCACGGCAATTCGCTCCGGGCCTTGGTCAAGTATCTTGACGGGATCGCCGACGACGAGATCGTCAAACTCAATATCCCGACGGGCGTTCCGCTCGTTTATGAACTCGACGCCGATCTGAAACCGATCAGGAGCTACTATCTTGGCGACGCCGATGCGATCAAAGCCGCGCAGG
- a CDS encoding acetyl-CoA carboxylase carboxyltransferase subunit beta has protein sequence MSWFRRNKPKIADTPHDEERTVRTEGIFVKCPECESPLYKRELVESFHVCTHCDYHFRMGARERLDTLFDDGRYEKLDEEVTSGDPLDFVDSKPYKDRIVAAKKSSGLPEAIVSGKGMVGGHLAYVGAMDMSFIGGSMGSAVGEKITRLIERALETNGAVVIFSASGGARMQEGTLSLMQMAKISAALAQLHEARLPFISILTDPTTGGVTASFAMLGDVIVAEPKALIGFAGPRVIEQTIRQKLPKGFQRSEFLLEHGMVDIVVDRREMRDAVIRLLDFMMNPELH, from the coding sequence ATGTCTTGGTTTCGCCGAAACAAACCGAAGATCGCGGATACGCCGCACGACGAGGAACGCACCGTTCGCACCGAGGGGATCTTCGTCAAATGCCCGGAGTGCGAGAGTCCCCTCTACAAACGGGAACTCGTCGAGTCCTTTCACGTCTGCACGCATTGCGATTATCACTTTCGAATGGGCGCGCGCGAGCGACTCGACACTCTGTTCGACGACGGCCGCTACGAGAAGCTCGATGAAGAGGTAACATCGGGCGATCCGCTTGATTTCGTCGATTCGAAACCTTACAAGGACCGCATCGTCGCCGCGAAAAAATCTTCGGGCCTGCCGGAAGCGATCGTTTCCGGAAAGGGAATGGTCGGCGGACATCTGGCCTACGTCGGCGCGATGGATATGTCGTTCATCGGCGGTTCGATGGGCTCGGCCGTCGGTGAAAAGATCACGCGCCTCATCGAGCGCGCGCTCGAGACGAACGGCGCGGTTGTCATATTTTCCGCTTCGGGCGGCGCGCGTATGCAGGAAGGAACGCTGTCGCTGATGCAGATGGCGAAGATCTCGGCCGCGCTCGCGCAACTCCACGAAGCGCGCCTGCCATTCATTTCGATTCTCACCGATCCGACGACCGGAGGCGTGACCGCGAGTTTCGCGATGCTCGGCGACGTCATCGTTGCCGAACCAAAGGCGCTGATCGGTTTCGCCGGCCCGCGCGTCATCGAGCAGACGATCCGCCAGAAACTCCCGAAAGGCTTTCAGCGCTCGGAATTCCTTCTCGAACACGGGATGGTCGACATCGTCGTTGACCGCCGCGAAATGCGCGACGCCGTGATTCGACTGCTCGATTTTATGATGAACCCGGAACTGCACTGA